The window CTTTAATATGGCCTTTCACGTTTTTAGCTTCTATGACAAAAACACCATTCGCACCAACCACCACATAGTCAATTTGGCTGGATGTATTTTTGCCTTGTATGTGCAAATCCGAAATGACTTTGTAGCGTTTTGGTAAACCCGATAATAATTTTAGAACCTCTTTCTCCCCTTTTAAACCAGAGCGAACAATATCAATGTTCACTTTCATCTTTTTACAATAAATACCTAGTACTAAGGCTGCTATTAAGGAAAACCCATATGTAAAAAATGCTAGAACAACACAAAATGCAGCCCCCACAAAACAACCTGCCCATTTTATATAGTCTACCATTAATTCTTTTCTTAGATGATTGGATTTATTAATTATCTGTGCCATTGACCTAACTCCTTTTTAAAACCATAATCTTATGTAAGGTAGCCCTAAAGCTACAGCATTTCTATATAAACATCTGTTTATCCTACATCTTACCACAAGTTCATACTGACTGCAAAAAAATGAGCTGACTCAACCATGCATCTTCATGCTTTTGTGAGCCAGCTCATGTTTACTTCATGCTTTCTTCTGCTATATCTATATCTCGTAAGCCGCATAACCAATCAACCCTGGCCCTGTATGCACCCCCAGTGCTGGACTGATTTGTGCCACGTAGCCCTCAGCAATTTGGCCAATGTTTTGTATACTGTCCATGAGTGCATTGGCTTCTTCTTCTGCACCACCATGAATAACCGCTATATGATACTTTTTATCCTTAAACTCATCTGAGATCATCTTTCTTAACTTTGTAACGGCCTTTTTCCAACCTCTTGTTTTGGTTATGGTATAATAAGCACCGTTATCATTGATCCCAATGATAGGTTTCAGATTAAGCAATTCCCCAACAGTACCTTCTACCTTCCCAATTCTACCACCTTTACGTAAATAGGTTAATGTCTTAAGTACATAACCACCTTTTAGCTTACTGCGTATAACTCTGGCCCGTTGTATAATCTCTTCCATACTATGATTACCTGCATAGATGGCAGCTTCTTTTACGATAAAACCTAGAAACATACCCAGTGTTTTGGAATCATATACTCTAATTTTTAGTTTATCGTAGTCATTGGCAAGCATTTTGACCATGTTAAATGTACCACTTAAACTAGATGACAAGGTAATCACAATAGCTTCCGTATACCCTTCTTCTACAAGTAGGTCAAAGACACCCAGAATGTCTTCAGCCGTTGGCAAAGATGTGGTTGGCACTTCTTGTTGAATGTTATCGTATACCTCTTGGGGTTGAATCTCCAACCGATCACGGTATTCACGATCTTTGTAAATAATTCTAAGGGGAAGCAATTTGATGTTATACTTTTTGATCACTCGATCTGGTAAATCACAAGCTGAATCTGTAATAATTGCTATCTTTTTCATGATGTAACCTCCTATTTGTCCATATGTTGTCTTAGCAATCTTAACTGTTAATCTGAAACCTGTTTTTTATCTCGTAAGCCACATACCCAATAATACCTGGTCCTGTATGCACACAAGTAACCGCACTTAGTTTGGTCATAAACAACTCATTCACTGTTCCAATATCCTTTATACCTTCATACATGGCTTTTGCATCTTTTTCAGCATTACCATTCACAATAGCCAATTTATATGTTTTATGACTAAATTGCCGTCTTAACAAATGAGTCATGGTTCTCATGGCTCTTTCTCTTCCTCTTACCATGGTATACGTTTCAAGATTCCCTTCTCGACCCATAGAAACAATTAATTTGATCTTAAGCAAGTCGGCCAATGTTCCTTGGAACTTACCTACCCGCCCACTTTTTTTCAGACAGGCATACGTATCAATCATATAACAGCTCTTAACGCAATTCCTTATATACATGATTTTCTCAAGAATGAGTGCCTTATTACCAGTATGTGCATATCGAGCGCCTTCAAGTACCATAAAACCATAAATCATGGATAAGGCTTTTGAATCAACCACTTCCACTTCTAAACCTCTATATGCTTTTCCTAATAAGGTTGCAAGTTGATACGTTCCACTTAATACGGATGTTAACGTTATAACAATAACATCCGTATACCCATCATCCACTAGTTCGTCAAATAGATACAAGACATCTTCTGCAATGGGTAATGACGTTGTAGGAATCTCTTCGTGAAGATGAGCATACACTTGTTCTGGCGTAATATCAATACCATCACGATATTCCCTATCCTTATAGATTACTCTAAGAGGCATTAGCTTAATATGATATTTTTCAATAATATGATTGGGTAATTCACATGTACTATCTGCCATAACAGCTATTTTCTTGCTCATTAACATAATCCTCCCATTGCACTTTTGCCCCTGGCTTTACCTGGCTTGCTGATTTCGCTGCTCATACCAAAGATAAAACATAACTAAAGGCCACCATATAATTGCAAATACAGGATATACAAACCATATCACATTTGGTGTATAGTAGAAATTCATGAACAAGACTAAGGATATGATTAAGCCTGTTGCCCACAGCGAAAAGATAAGTCTCATTTTACTTTTTGTGGGATTAGTGGTTAAATGCTGGCGAAGTTCACGCTTAATGTCTTCTATATCGCCAAAATCAACAATTGCTTTATTAATGGCATCTTCTTCTTCTTTACCTGATGCCATTAAATCCATTACCTTTTCTTCTAAATTTTGTATAATTTCTTCTTCCATATTTCTTTTACTATCACTATCTGGTATTTCTTTAAATAATTGATGCACATAAGCTTCTATCTTTTTCATTCCCAACCCTCCATAAAAATATTGATTACTTTTTTTGTTGTTTCCCACTCCATGATTTTTTCCCGATAATACGCTCTTCCAAGTGTGGTAATACGATAATATTTTCTCTTTCTTCCATGGGTGACATCCCCATGATAACTTTTAATGAGTTCTTTCTTCTCTAAACGTTGAAAAACTGCATAGAGGGTTGCTTCTTTTATCTCAAACATATTGTCTGTCCTTGCTAATATTTCCTTGGATATTTCATACCCATAGCGATCTTTTTCAATAATTAATCGTAAAATAATAGCATCTAAGTGACCTCTAATGGTATCACTGCTTAACATGGTACACCTCCAAGAAAAATTACTCTATCTCACATAAGTATTCTAACATCCATTACTCAAGCTGTCAAAGTAATTGATGATATTGGCGTTAACATACTTCTATCTGCTTGTTTGTTTATATGTTTTATCGTTGTTTTTATGTCTTAAATAACTAAAACAATACACCACAAGGGGCCACCATAAAACAACAAATACAGGGTATATGGCCCATATCACATGGGGTGTTGATACCTGATTAACAATGATAAAAAAGACAGATGTTAATAGAGAACTCATAACAGAAAAAGTCATTAATTTTTTTGTTAATACAAAATAATGTATAATAGGCCACCATAAAAACGTAAAAGTCGTATAGATAAACCATGGGTATCCTGGTGTTAGTATAACATTCAGCACCACATAATAGGCAATCAGACTACCACTAGAAACAATTGCAAAGCTTAGTTTTTTACGCCATTTGCCCGCATACATAAGGATTGGCCACCATAATATGGGGTATGATGCGTATAAAAACCATGGGTGTACAGGGGATGTTTCATAATTAATAATCACAAGGAAAAGAATAAGAATCAATGCACTGACTAAAGATAAGCCTTTGTATTTTTTCATGGCGATATAATAAACAATAATCGGCCAAAAAACAATGACGAAACTTGGATACATACTCCATTGATTATCAGGAGTAGTGATGTGATTAATGATGATTAAAAAACTAATGGTTAAAAAAGCACCAATACCTGAAAATATAACTGTTGATTTTCTCATTTTATCGTCTCCATTTCATTTTTTTACTACAGAATAATTACTCTATGTGTTATAGTTATTATAGCAACAATTACTCTTTCTGTCAAAGTAATATTTATTTTTTATTTTTAAATCTTATAAAAAACTCCCATTTCATAAGGATTTAACCACCTATAACTTCAACAAATATTATTCTTATACACATAGTAATATAAGAACTATTACTCTCCCTGATATAATTCATCATAAACACTTACATACACTTAATCATTATTATAAAAAAACAGAACAACAAAAGAGGCTAGCATCATTCCACAAAGCTGATTTGTGTCCGCTAGGAAAGTATCCTTAACACCTATCAAAAAACCTCTAGGTCATATGCTAAATTCAAGGGTTTTTTTTGCATAATAAAAAGCACCTCACTAAGTAATCCTTAATGAGGTACCACATATGCATACACTCTTTATTCAAACTCTATATCCCAAGACATCTCTGCCACCTTCGATATGGTCTGATAAATTGAACAGTAATTTGCTGCTATTTCCATGGCTTTGATTAATCCCTTTTCTTTCTCAGCATTCTTAATGGTCACTTTCACATTAACCCATTTTAATGTGGTAGGAATTTCTGTTCGTTTTTCCCCTGTTACTTCAATATCTGCTGAATCAAAATGAATGCGTTTTTTCTCTGCAATCTCTAGAAAGGTAGCATACATACAAGAAGCCAATCCACCAAAAAGCATATCGTATGGAGCCAACGTCCCTTTCTCCACACCAATATTCACCTTATCGTTAGGAGCTATAAGCTCACCTTTAAATCCATCTTTAAATTGAACGTGTATACTTTTTTCTGCCATAGTTATCCTCCTTCGCAATCATTACTTGTTATGAACAATAGTTAATATCTTCTACCTAGTAATATTACTATAGGATACACGATTTATGCAAATACTATTAAATCAAAGAGGCTATATTCAGGACTTTCTTATAAGATAAAAAAAGACACCATAAAGAAAAAATGCTGCGTATCATCTTTATGCTGCCTTATGCGTCGCTTATTATTTTAGTCCAATATCTTTTCGATAATGCTTCTTCTCAAAATGTATTTTATCCACCGCTTGATAAGCTTTTTCCCTTGCTGCTGTCATGTCATTAGCTGTTGCAGTGATACCTAACACACGTCCTCCATTGGTTAAATACTTTCCATTATCTAACCGTGTACCAGCATGAAATACGGTGATGTCTTTATGATCTTGAAAATGTTCTAACCCATTAATTGCATACCCTTTTTCATATTGAATGGGATAACCGCCTGATGCTAGAATTACACACACAGTAGACTGATTGTCCCACTGAATATCCATCTCATTTAACTTACCATCCATAGCATGTTCGATAATATCTACCAAGTCTGTCTGCAACCTTGGTAAGACAACTTGAGCTTCTGGGTCACCAAATCGAGCATTATATTCCAGTAATTTTGGTCCTTTATCCGTTAACATCAGTCCAAAGAACATAATCCCTGTAAAAGGTCTCCCTTCTTGTTTCATGGCTTCAATAGACGGTTGATAAATTTGCTGCACGCAGATGTCATGTATCGCTTCTGTATAATATTTGCTTGGCGAAAAAGTACCCATACCCCCTGTATTAAGTCCTTGATCGCCATCCATTGCACGTTTATGATCTTGGGCACTTACCATAGGTACAATGTGCTCACCGTCACAAAATGCAAGTACAGATACTTCCGGTCCTGTTATGAATTCTTCCACAACAATGGTATCTCCTGCTGCTCCAAACTTTTTCTCTATCATGATGGTATGGATAGCAGCTTCTGCTTCTTGAAGGCTGTCACATATAAGCACCCCTTTACCTAATGCGAGACCATCCGCTTTAATGACTAGGGGATAATCACTTGATTGAATATATGCTTTTGCTAATACAGGATCACTAAAGCTTGCATAAGCTGCTGTTGGAATGTGATACTTCTCCATTAATTCCTTTGAAAAAACCTTGCTTCCCTCTAGAATAGCAGCATTCTGCCTTGGTCCAAATATACTTAAACCTTCACTTTCAAAGCGATCCACAATACCAAGCATCAATGGATCATCCATCCCCACAACCGTAAGGTCCACAGGATTTGCCTTAACAAAAGCTAATAAACCCTCAATATCCGTTGCCGCTATGTCCACGCACTCTGCAAGTGACGCAATACCAGCATTACCTGGTGCACAATATAGCTTATCCACACGACTACTTTGGGCTAATTTCCATACGATAGCATGTTCTCTACCACCACTGCCAACAACTAAAATGTTCATTGTCCTTATCGTCCCTTCTATTTCGATTACACTTTTATTCTAACCCGGCCAGCTTCAACTTGTATTCTATTTTCTGCGTATAATTTAACGGCTTCTGGATAAATGGTCCATTCTGCTTCTTCCATTACGCGACGTTGTAGACTTTCTGGTGTATCGGATTCATCTACTTTCACAGGCTTCTGTAAAATAATCGGTCCTGTATCTGTCCCTTCATCCACGAAATGCACCGTTGCTCCTGTCACTTTAACACCTCGTTCTAAAGCATATTCATGGACCTTAAGCCCATAAAAGCCACCACCACAAAAAGCAGGAATCAACGATGGGTGCACATTCATAATACGATTTGGAAAAGCCTTGACAAAAGACTCTGATAACACCACCAAATAGCCAGCTAACAAAATTAAGTCCACTTCCAATGCTTCAAAGTGTTCCTTTAGAGCTTGACTAAAGGCTTCTCTAGATGCATAATCCCTTGGCCTGATACACTTACCAGGAATGTTATACTTTTTTATACGTTCCAACGCATAAGCACTGGGTTTATTACTTACGACAGAAACAATCTGCGTATGAGGGATGTACCCTTCTTCAATACCATTAATAATAGCCTGAAGATTGGTCCCTCCACCTGAAACAAGGACACCAACTCTAAGCATGTTACACTCTCCATTTCTTAACCTTTAAACATAACCTCTCGGTCACCTGCTTCTATTGTTCCAATACGATATGCTTTTTCTCCCGCTGCTTCTAATAATGCAATAGCTGTATCCGCTTCTGCTTCATCCACAATCACCATCATACCAATACCCATATTAAAGGTATTATACATACTCTTTTCCTCTATGTCACCTTTTGCC is drawn from Vallitalea pronyensis and contains these coding sequences:
- a CDS encoding PadR family transcriptional regulator, coding for MLSSDTIRGHLDAIILRLIIEKDRYGYEISKEILARTDNMFEIKEATLYAVFQRLEKKELIKSYHGDVTHGRKRKYYRITTLGRAYYREKIMEWETTKKVINIFMEGWE
- a CDS encoding permease prefix domain 1-containing protein — its product is MKKIEAYVHQLFKEIPDSDSKRNMEEEIIQNLEEKVMDLMASGKEEEDAINKAIVDFGDIEDIKRELRQHLTTNPTKSKMRLIFSLWATGLIISLVLFMNFYYTPNVIWFVYPVFAIIWWPLVMFYLWYEQRNQQAR
- a CDS encoding OsmC family protein, translated to MAEKSIHVQFKDGFKGELIAPNDKVNIGVEKGTLAPYDMLFGGLASCMYATFLEIAEKKRIHFDSADIEVTGEKRTEIPTTLKWVNVKVTIKNAEKEKGLIKAMEIAANYCSIYQTISKVAEMSWDIEFE
- the purN gene encoding phosphoribosylglycinamide formyltransferase translates to MLRVGVLVSGGGTNLQAIINGIEEGYIPHTQIVSVVSNKPSAYALERIKKYNIPGKCIRPRDYASREAFSQALKEHFEALEVDLILLAGYLVVLSESFVKAFPNRIMNVHPSLIPAFCGGGFYGLKVHEYALERGVKVTGATVHFVDEGTDTGPIILQKPVKVDESDTPESLQRRVMEEAEWTIYPEAVKLYAENRIQVEAGRVRIKV
- the purD gene encoding phosphoribosylamine--glycine ligase, whose protein sequence is MNILVVGSGGREHAIVWKLAQSSRVDKLYCAPGNAGIASLAECVDIAATDIEGLLAFVKANPVDLTVVGMDDPLMLGIVDRFESEGLSIFGPRQNAAILEGSKVFSKELMEKYHIPTAAYASFSDPVLAKAYIQSSDYPLVIKADGLALGKGVLICDSLQEAEAAIHTIMIEKKFGAAGDTIVVEEFITGPEVSVLAFCDGEHIVPMVSAQDHKRAMDGDQGLNTGGMGTFSPSKYYTEAIHDICVQQIYQPSIEAMKQEGRPFTGIMFFGLMLTDKGPKLLEYNARFGDPEAQVVLPRLQTDLVDIIEHAMDGKLNEMDIQWDNQSTVCVILASGGYPIQYEKGYAINGLEHFQDHKDITVFHAGTRLDNGKYLTNGGRVLGITATANDMTAAREKAYQAVDKIHFEKKHYRKDIGLK
- a CDS encoding nuclease-related domain-containing protein, coding for MAQIINKSNHLRKELMVDYIKWAGCFVGAAFCVVLAFFTYGFSLIAALVLGIYCKKMKVNIDIVRSGLKGEKEVLKLLSGLPKRYKVISDLHIQGKNTSSQIDYVVVGANGVFVIEAKNVKGHIKGRTSDRQLTQLKAGKGGRTYKRDMYNPVFQVKGHVIGVSKVLKKQNWQHAIQGVVYFSHEESQVDMQSSEIAVLVKNRDDLLRYIKQYKKDGVKLAPHEQGKIVELLREHVM
- a CDS encoding DegV family protein, whose amino-acid sequence is MSKKIAVMADSTCELPNHIIEKYHIKLMPLRVIYKDREYRDGIDITPEQVYAHLHEEIPTTSLPIAEDVLYLFDELVDDGYTDVIVITLTSVLSGTYQLATLLGKAYRGLEVEVVDSKALSMIYGFMVLEGARYAHTGNKALILEKIMYIRNCVKSCYMIDTYACLKKSGRVGKFQGTLADLLKIKLIVSMGREGNLETYTMVRGRERAMRTMTHLLRRQFSHKTYKLAIVNGNAEKDAKAMYEGIKDIGTVNELFMTKLSAVTCVHTGPGIIGYVAYEIKNRFQINS
- a CDS encoding DegV family protein translates to MKKIAIITDSACDLPDRVIKKYNIKLLPLRIIYKDREYRDRLEIQPQEVYDNIQQEVPTTSLPTAEDILGVFDLLVEEGYTEAIVITLSSSLSGTFNMVKMLANDYDKLKIRVYDSKTLGMFLGFIVKEAAIYAGNHSMEEIIQRARVIRSKLKGGYVLKTLTYLRKGGRIGKVEGTVGELLNLKPIIGINDNGAYYTITKTRGWKKAVTKLRKMISDEFKDKKYHIAVIHGGAEEEANALMDSIQNIGQIAEGYVAQISPALGVHTGPGLIGYAAYEI